Proteins from a single region of Ananas comosus cultivar F153 linkage group 3, ASM154086v1, whole genome shotgun sequence:
- the LOC109707284 gene encoding cytosolic sulfotransferase 13-like encodes MLYKPETFVHTQCSYIMAECYSFSTNLGSETEEGEEDHRKIYRYFTDLVSTFPCEPGVSSLLLYRYNGWYASLPSMVGIMAAGRHFKARPSDVLLATLPKSGTTWLKSLLFATVHRKLYAVDDDSRHPFTFHNPHECVPFLEYQVYVDNRIPNLDAIPSPRLFATHMPFQLLPKSVTDSGCRIVYLSREPKDNFTSLWHFSNNLREKEKIEPWSLGEAVDYFCNGVSPFGPYWDHLLGYWTAQSEQPEKVLFLKYEEMRKDPLGNVKKLAEFVGNPFTPEEEEGSIIDGIVKLCGFESLRDLEVNKSGKTELVFGSVENKLFFRRGVAGDWVNHLTPEMARRIDQTTESKLRGHRLTFS; translated from the coding sequence ATGCTTTATAAACCCGAAACATTCGTGCATACTCAGTGTAGTTATATCATGGCTGAGTGCTATTCTTTCTCTACAAATTTGGGCTCTGAAACTGAGGAAGGCGAAGAAGATCATCGGAAAATCTATCGGTACTTCACTGATTTGGTCTCTACTTTTCCATGCGAACCTGGCGTCTCTAGCCTTCTACTTTATCGGTACAACGGTTGGTATGCCAGCCTGCCTTCGATGGTCGGCATAATGGCCGCCGGACGCCACTTCAAAGCTCGGCCCTCCGACGTGCTCCTCGCCACACTACCGAAATCCGGCACCACGTGGCTCAAATCCCTCCTTTTCGCCACCGTACACCGCAAGTTGTACGCCGTCGATGACGACTCTCGCCACCCTTTTACTTTCCACAACCCCCATGAATGTGTCCCGTTCCTTGAGTACCAAGTTTACGTCGACAATCGCATCCCTAACTTGGATGCGATTCCTTCGCCGAGACTCTTCGCCACACACATGCCCTTTCAGTTGCTTCCGAAGAGCGTGACCGACTCCGGTTGTCGCATAGTTTACTTATCCCGCGAACCTAAGGATAACTTTACTTCCTTGTGGCACTTCTCAAACaacttgagagagaaagagaagatcgAACCTTGGTCCTTAGGCGAGGCCGTCGATTACTTCTGCAACGGCGTCTCGCCCTTCGGGCCGTATTGGGATCATTTGCTTGGGTATTGGACTGCACAGTCGGAGCAACCGGAGAAAGTGCTTTTCCTCAAGTACGAGGAGATGAGAAAAGACCCTTTGGGTAATGTTAAGAAGCTGGCGGAGTTCGTAGGAAACCCTTTtacgccggaggaggaggaagggagcATTATCGACGGCATCGTAAAGCTATGTGGGTTTGAGTCACTGCGGGATTTGGAGGTGAACAAGAGTGGGAAGACGGAGCTGGTTTTCGGGTCTGTCGAGAACAAACTGTTCTTTCGGCGCGGAGTGGCGGGAGACTGGGTGAATCACCTGACACCCGAGATGGCTCGACGTATCGACCAAACCACGGAGAGTAAGTTGAGAGGACATAGGCTGACCTTCTCATGA